From Candidatus Woesearchaeota archaeon, a single genomic window includes:
- a CDS encoding ribosome assembly factor SBDS, whose translation MKGNKLIDDHVQISVNLVRYKTHGKTFEIAIDADKAVAYKEGDAVDIDEIINSDHVYEDMKKGLQAKEADLTEVFSTTQTKAIVQVMLEKGEIQFTQNYRTQLRERKMNKIVNLIHRNAINPKTGTPHPENRIIAAIEEAKVKVNDLKKAEDQIDAIITKLRPIIPISLETVKLRIHIPASVAGRLRSSIENFGKLTNEQWLNDGALMAELELPAGMQAELVDELNNVSHGGCTIDKIN comes from the coding sequence ATGAAAGGAAATAAGCTCATTGATGATCACGTGCAAATATCAGTAAACCTTGTTCGCTACAAAACACACGGCAAAACATTTGAAATTGCAATTGACGCTGATAAAGCAGTAGCATATAAAGAAGGAGACGCTGTAGATATTGATGAAATTATTAATTCCGATCATGTATATGAAGACATGAAAAAAGGACTACAAGCAAAAGAAGCAGATTTAACCGAAGTGTTTAGTACAACACAAACTAAGGCAATTGTTCAAGTAATGCTTGAAAAAGGAGAAATACAATTTACTCAAAACTATCGAACACAATTACGTGAGCGAAAAATGAATAAAATTGTCAACCTTATTCATCGAAACGCCATTAATCCAAAAACGGGAACACCACATCCAGAAAATAGAATTATTGCAGCAATTGAAGAAGCAAAAGTAAAAGTAAACGATCTTAAAAAAGCAGAAGATCAAATAGATGCAATTATTACTAAACTTCGACCAATCATACCTATCTCTTTGGAAACAGTGAAACTACGCATACACATCCCTGCAAGTGTTGCAGGACGACTACGATCTAGCATTGAAAACTTTGGAAAACTCACCAATGAACAATGGCTTAACGACGGCGCACTCATGGCAGAACTTGAACTTCCTGCAGGTATGCAAGCAGAACTCGTTGATGAACTCAATAATGTTTCTCACGGCGGCTGCACGATAGATAAAATAAACTAA
- the psmA gene encoding archaeal proteasome endopeptidase complex subunit alpha encodes MQPMPHQVMGYDRAITMFSPDGRLLQVEYAKKTVRLGNTAIGIVCKDGVVLVTDKRIVDKLVVTETVEKIFQIDDHIISTASGILSDARVLVERAQNKAQENRVTYDSPIDILTVVKDMCSLKQMCTQSGGLRPFGVSLLVAGIDEDNAKLFLTDPTGLYYQYKATVIGEGETEVAEELHKHYKENMTVEQGLKLAGTAIKKFLDGKNETFDINRIDAAYVDAETKTMKKFSPQEIAKIVQ; translated from the coding sequence ATGCAACCAATGCCACATCAAGTAATGGGATATGACAGAGCAATTACGATGTTTAGTCCCGACGGTAGATTACTCCAAGTAGAGTATGCAAAAAAAACAGTCCGACTCGGCAATACTGCAATCGGCATAGTCTGTAAAGACGGCGTAGTATTAGTAACTGATAAACGAATAGTTGACAAACTCGTTGTTACAGAAACTGTTGAAAAAATATTTCAAATAGATGATCACATCATCAGCACAGCATCAGGAATATTATCTGACGCAAGAGTACTTGTTGAACGAGCTCAAAACAAAGCACAAGAAAACAGAGTAACCTATGACTCACCAATTGATATTTTAACTGTTGTTAAAGATATGTGTAGTCTTAAACAAATGTGTACCCAATCAGGCGGTTTACGACCTTTCGGCGTTTCACTCCTCGTTGCGGGTATTGATGAAGATAACGCAAAATTATTCCTTACTGATCCAACAGGCCTTTATTACCAATATAAAGCAACAGTTATTGGCGAAGGAGAAACAGAAGTTGCTGAAGAATTACATAAACATTACAAAGAAAATATGACTGTTGAACAAGGACTAAAACTTGCAGGAACTGCCATAAAAAAATTCTTAGATGGAAAAAATGAAACATTCGATATCAATAGAATTGATGCTGCATACGTTGATGCAGAAACAAAAACGATGAAAAAATTTAGTCCACAAGAAATCGCAAAAATTGTACAATAA